A single genomic interval of Vanessa atalanta chromosome 12, ilVanAtal1.2, whole genome shotgun sequence harbors:
- the LOC125067759 gene encoding importin-11: MDPNIYALVLDTLNRATSQEAEVLKPAEKKLQEWEIEPGFYSVLLNVLSNHSIDINVRWLAVMCFKNGVDRYWRRNAPNAITDEEKHKLRQGLLTTPILNEPVAQIATQQAVLIAKIARFDCPTNWPNLLPDLIGAMKAPQPLMQQRSLLIFHHVVKALASKRLIEDKRTFQELTISVYSFILNLWHENTELFLRHIQEGAATELITEHLEKALLCLRILRKLTVFGFKKPHESQDAIAFLNVVFDRAKTSLECRKLLKGRGIYPLELCEKFIIHLTKVALGVLFYQPLSYIPLIRPSLEFALYYCFTEQGMSLTYERFTIQCLNIFKGILQCVEYKLPKGTEPVKEPLTLQAHQMKTEVLDQNTVCHMCRHLVTHYFLLSGDDLALWDAEPESFATDEAGESWKYSLRPCTEAVFMELFHEFRTVLAPELVRLLASLQESQVSPDDLPAILKKDAIYNAVGLAAFDLYDDVDFDEWFTNVLSQELKIKDNNYRIIRRRVCQLIGQWCGVRASQALRPAMYSALLEPLTRAGEDPAVKLAAAEALRSTIDDFNFNVEQFAPYAPHALSALYDLLVECEECETKMHVLHVVSFVTERCGWAVARGGGAGALFAVLPALCTHAQHHHMLRAAALAALVHLVKALGECAPNVRPWVLNVVNESTKLSEPAHVYLLEDALELWLAVLETSSSADPALLQLAHNLYPILEQSTEHLRIVVYIMQAYALLCPEEFFTDAGAKCMCLLDDMLSDMRTEGVITVLKMAEICVSVGFPERNAFLGVKVVWPTLLRVIHCLLDGDDLPMVLSVKLCLLSRVILLSTELFYKAIQEASVCLVEYDSDPAKVLNRVLHVWTEKMNLVTQVERWKVVGLGLAALLTTQNATVLERFPAILLNLTEVLNDVMKMEESGNYIDALVSPPGSRPASPLEGRGGAARWEGAGAGAGAGEGEEGARSAHELRRRRFAAAHPARALDLRAVTHHQLETLKSQVGPETFERLLQSTDKETLQQIREYIPL, translated from the exons ATGGATCCCAATATCTATGCATTAGTGCTAGATACGCTTAACCGAGCCACCAGCCAAGAAGCTGAGGTTCTGAAGCCTGCAGAGAAGAAGCTACAAGAATGGGAAATAGAACCAGGATTTTATTCTGTACtattg AATGTTTTATCAAATCATTCAATTGATATAAACGTCAGATGGCTGGCTGTAATGTGTTTCAAGAATGGAGTGGACCGTTATTGGCGGCGGAATGCTCCAAATGCCATTACAGATGAAGAAAAACACAAACTTCGGCAAGGACTTCTGACTACTCCAATTTTAAATGAGCCAGTCGCCCAAATTGCAACACAACAAGCAGTATTGATTGCTAAAATTGCTAG ATTTGATTGTCCTACAAACTGGCCTAACCTGCTACCAGACCTGATAGGAGCAATGAAAGCACCACAACCACTGATGCAACAAAGGTCATTGCTTATCTTTCATCATGTTGTAAAAGCTCTAGCTTCAAAAAGACTTATTGAAGACAAGAGAACATTTCAG GAACTGACTATATCAGTATACTCCTTCATACTCAATCTATGGCATGAGAATACAGAATTATTTCTCCGCCATATACAAGAAGGAGCGGCTACAGAATTGATAACAGAGCATTTGGAAAAGGCACTTCTGTGTTTAAGAATATTGAGAAAATTAACAGTATTTGGTTTCAAAAAACCACATGAAAGTCAGGATGCCATTGCTTTTCTCAATGTCGTGTTTGACAGGGCTAAGACGAGCTTGGAATGca gaAAACTACTAAAAGGCCGTGGGATATATCCTTTAGAGTTATGCGaaaagtttataattcacctgACAAAGGTGGCACTTGGAGTTTTGTTTTATCAGCCCTTATCCTACATTCCTCTTATTCGACCTTCTTTGGAGTTTGCTCTATACTACTGTTTCACCGAACAAGGCATGTCCCTAACATATGAACGATTCACAATACAATGTCTTAACATATTTAAAGGGATATTGCAATGTGTCGAATACAAGCTTCCTAAAGGAACAGAACCAGTAAAGGAGCCTT TGACGCTCCAAGCTCACCAGATGAAGACGGAGGTGTTGGACCAGAACACAGTGTGCCACATGTGCCGCCACCTCGTGACGCATTACTTCCTTCTGAGTGGAGACGACCTCGCGCTGTGGGACGCGGAGCCCGAGAGCTTTGCCACCGACGAGGCGGGGGAGTCCTGGAAATATAGCTTGAGg cCATGTACAGAAGCAGTCTTTATGGAATTGTTCCACGAGTTCCGAACGGTTCTCGCACCAGAGCTAGTCCGTCTCCTCGCCTCGCTGCAGGAGAGCCAAGTGTCGCCGGATGACTTGCCTGCCATTTTGAAAAAAGATGCTATTTACAATGCCGTTGGACTCGCAGCCTTCGATCTGTATGATGAT GTTGACTTTGACGAGTGGTTCACGAATGTTTTAAGCCAAGagcttaaaattaaagataataactACAGAATAATCAGGAGAAGAGTATGCCAGCTGATCG GCCAATGGTGCGGCGTGCGCGCTTCGCAGGCCCTGCGGCCGGCGATGTACTCGGCGCTCCTGGAGCCGCTGACGCGCGCGGGCGAGGACCCGGCCGTGAAGCTCGCAGCCGCTGAAGCGCTGCGCAGCACGATAGACGACTTCAACTTCAACGTGGAACAGTTCGCGCCCTACGCACCACACGCGCTCTCCGCGTTGTATGATCTCCTG GTGGAGTGCGAGGAGTGCGAGACGAAGATGCACGTGCTGCACGTGGTGTCGTTCGTGACGGAGCGCTGCGGGTGGGCGGtggcgcgcggcggcggcgcgggcgcgctgTTCGCCGTGCTGCCGGCGCTGTGCACGCACGCGCAGCACCACCACATGCTGCGCGCCGCGGCGCTGGCGGCGCTCGTGCACCTCGTCAAG GCGCTCGGCGAGTGCGCGCCCAACGTGCGGCCGTGGGTGCTGAACGTGGTGAACGAGTCCACGAAGCTGAGCGAGCCGGCGCACGTGTACCTGCTGGAGGACGCGCTGGAGCTGTGGCTCGCCGTGCTGGAGACGTCGTCCAGCGCCGACCCCGCGCTGCTGCAGCTGGCGCACAACCTCTACCCCATACTGG AGCAGTCGACGGAGCACCTGCGGATAGTGGTGTACATAATGCAGGCCTACGCGCTGCTGTGTCCGGAGGAGTTCTTCACGGACGCCGGCGCCAAGTGCATGTGCCTGCTGGACGACATGCTGAGCGACATGCGCACGGAGGGAGTCATCACCGTGCTCAAGATGGCCGAGATCTGCGTCAGCGTGGGCTTTCCCGAGAGGAACGCCTTCCTGGGGGTGAAGGTCGTCTGGCCCACGCTCCTCAGGGTCATACA CTGTCTTCTGGATGGTGACGACTTACCAATGGTCCTGTCGGTGAAGTTGTGTCTCCTGTCGCGGGTGATACTGCTCTCCACCGAGCTGTTCTACAAGGCGATACAGGAGGCGTCCGTCTGCCTCGTCGAATACGACTCTGATCCCGCCAAAGTGTTGAACAGAGTTCTTCACGTGTGGACCGAGAAGATGAACCTTGTGACGCAAGTTGAGAGGTGGAAGGTTGTCg GGTTGGGCTTGGCAGCGCTCCTCACGACACAGAACGCGACAGTTCTCGAACGCTTTCCCGCCATTTTGTTAAATCTGACTGAAGTTCTCAATGACGTCATGAAGATGGAAGAATCAGGAAATTATATCGA TGCGCTGGTGTCGCCGCCGGGCTCGCGGCCCGCGTCGCCGCTGGaggggcgcggcggcgcggcgcgctggGAGGGCGCGGGCGCGGGAGCGGGCGCGGGCGAGGGCGAGGAGGGCGCGCGCTCGGCGCACGAGCTGCGGCGGCGCCGGTTCGCGGCCGCGCACCCCGCGCGCGCGCTCGACCTGCGCGCCGTCACGCACCATCAG CTAGAAACACTAAAGAGTCAAGTGGGACCCGAAACCTTCGAAAGGTTACTACAATCGACGGACAAGGAGACGCTCCAGCAAATAAGAGAATACATacctctttaa